A stretch of the Arachis stenosperma cultivar V10309 chromosome 6, arast.V10309.gnm1.PFL2, whole genome shotgun sequence genome encodes the following:
- the LOC130935517 gene encoding protein WHAT'S THIS FACTOR 9, mitochondrial: MFRTFFGDVRNYGLLRKGYIYQQRFSLVNVKLKWVKDRKLDGAVAGQKDLKAVEILVSIIASSSECCLPIYRLNPHRGQLGLPIDLKVSTFIRRYPTIFVETNFLDSGGTPVPSFGLSPQALKLHHEQVNILEHDQLELRDRLCRLLMLTRDRILPLQTIDQLKWDLGLPNDYPSSFVPNHPDRFSLVRLPDNRVGLKLLLWDDKLAVSEILKNASLQQDQEDIKNGTLAFPVSFTRGFGFRRKCMEWLKEWQKLPYTSPYTNASHLDPRTDESEKRVVGVFHELLHLTLHKQTERKNVSNLRKPLGLPQKFTKAFERHPGIFYLSNKSDTQTVILREAYNGRELIQKHPLVRVREKLANLLKKGLHDKSRGYTRDIDESNSDIESEMDEYDSDGFPIITKEGWGRGG; this comes from the coding sequence ATGTTTCGGACTTTTTTCGGTGATGTAAGAAATTATGGTTTACTTCGAAAGGGATATATTTACCAGCAGAGGTTTAGCCTTGTGAACGTTAAGTTGAAATGGGTGAAAGATCGAAAACTGGATGGCGCTGTAGCTGGTCAGAAAGATCTTAAGGCGGTTGAGATCCTTGTTTCCATCATTGCCTCGTCTTCCGAATGTTGCCTTCCCATATATCGTCTTAATCCCCATCGCGGACAACTTGGTCTTCCTATTGATCTTAAGGTCTCTACCTTTATCAGAAGATATCCTACTATTTTTGTGGAGACCAATTTTCTTGACAGTGGCGGCACTCCTGTTCCAAGTTTCGGCTTGAGTCCTCAAGCCTTGAAGCTTCACCATGAGCAAGTTAACATCCTTGAGCATGATCAGTTGGAACTCAGGGATAGGCTATGCAGATTGCTTATGCTAACAAGAGACAGGATCCTTCCACTACAAACTATTGATCAATTAAAATGGGACTTGGGTTTGCCCAATGATTACCCGAGTTCTTTTGTTCCGAATCACCCTGATCGGTTCTCTCTTGTTCGCCTCCCTGATAATCGTGTTGGCTTGAAGTTGTTGTTATGGGATGACAAGCTCGCTGTCTCGGAGATACTGAAGAATGCTTCTTTACAACAAGATCAAGAAGACATAAAAAATGGAACCTTAGCCTTTCCAGTTAGTTTCACAAGGGGTTTTGGTTTCAGAAGAAAATGCATGGAGTGGTTGAAAGAGTGGCAGAAACTCCCCTATACTTCACCTTACACTAATGCCTCACATTTGGATCCTCGTACCGATGAATCCGAGAAGAGGGTTGTCGGAGTCTTCCATGAGCTCCTTCATCTCACCCTTCATAAACAAACCGAACGCAAGAATGTCAGCAACTTGCGCAAACCCTTAGGGCTTCCTCAGAAATTCACCAAAGCATTTGAACGTCATCCTGGTATTTTTTACCTTTCCAATAAGAGTGACACGCAAACGGTGATTCTTAGAGAGGCCTACAATGGTAGGGAACTCATACAGAAGCATCCCCTTGTGAGAGTCAGAGAGAAACTTGCAAATTTATTGAAGAAGGGGTTACATGATAAGAGCAGGGGTTACACAAGAGATATAGATGAGTCAAACTCAGACATAGAGAGTGAAATGGATGAATATGATTCAGATGGCTTCCCCATAATCACTAAAGAGGGATGGGGGCGGGGCGGGTAG